The following proteins are co-located in the Trichormus variabilis 0441 genome:
- the kdpF gene encoding K(+)-transporting ATPase subunit F, with the protein MKKGIDRYDKFFIMDLIQAITADFTEAIAYIWSRSPKQRLTLAIALILCCHLIINPRVYAATSITLNQNSGWAFGILGAVIAGLVIYLFVVVFQPERF; encoded by the coding sequence ATGAAAAAAGGAATTGATAGATATGACAAGTTTTTCATTATGGATTTGATACAGGCAATCACCGCAGACTTTACGGAGGCGATCGCCTATATTTGGTCACGATCGCCAAAACAACGGCTAACATTAGCGATCGCTCTTATTTTATGTTGCCATCTCATCATTAACCCCAGAGTCTATGCAGCTACCAGTATTACACTAAATCAAAACTCCGGCTGGGCTTTTGGTATTTTAGGCGCGGTGATTGCCGGACTTGTTATTTACTTATTTGTCGTCGTTTTTCAACCAGAGCGATTTTAA
- the kdpC gene encoding K(+)-transporting ATPase subunit C: MSFIREILRAIRITLIFWLVTAIIYPLAILVVGQGLFPSQANGSIMENIEGTPIGSSLISQVFTSEKYFHSRPSAVRYSQGRKAKPTGISGGSNLAPSNPALLERIIEEANQLRDDNIQPIADLIYSSGSGLDPHISVQAARQQLERVARARGVQPDEIMLAINKFTDGRFLGIFGEPGVNVLRLNYALDLQDINRQQN, translated from the coding sequence ATGTCTTTTATTCGAGAAATTTTGAGAGCAATTCGTATTACTCTAATCTTTTGGTTGGTGACAGCCATTATTTATCCTCTAGCTATTTTGGTAGTTGGTCAGGGTTTATTTCCCAGCCAAGCTAACGGTAGCATTATGGAAAATATCGAAGGAACACCAATAGGTTCCAGCTTAATTAGTCAAGTATTCACTTCCGAAAAATATTTTCACAGTCGTCCTAGCGCAGTTAGATATAGTCAAGGCAGAAAAGCCAAGCCAACAGGTATATCTGGTGGTAGCAATCTAGCTCCTAGTAACCCTGCATTACTTGAGCGCATCATAGAGGAAGCAAATCAACTCCGCGATGATAATATTCAACCTATTGCCGATTTAATCTATAGTTCTGGTTCAGGCTTAGATCCCCATATTTCTGTTCAAGCTGCAAGACAACAGTTAGAGAGAGTTGCTCGCGCCCGTGGTGTTCAACCAGATGAAATTATGCTAGCAATTAATAAGTTCACTGATGGTAGATTTTTAGGAATTTTTGGTGAACCAGGAGTTAATGTTCTGCGATTAAATTATGCTCTCGATTTGCAAGATATTAATCGTCAACAAAACTGA
- a CDS encoding DUF427 domain-containing protein encodes MYPQRIEPQPGQESVWDYPRPPRLEDTSKHIQIIFNGVIIADTQNAKRVLETSHPPSYYIPPGDIKMEHLIPTPQSSFCEWKGLAGYYTIRVGDKEVQNAAWFYPNPTTAFASLRDHVAFYAHLMDACYVDGDQVEPQPGNFYGGWITKDVVGPFKGIPGSWGW; translated from the coding sequence ATGTACCCTCAACGTATTGAACCTCAACCGGGACAAGAATCTGTTTGGGACTATCCTCGTCCCCCTCGCTTGGAGGACACAAGCAAACATATTCAGATAATTTTTAATGGGGTAATCATCGCCGATACCCAAAATGCCAAGCGTGTTTTAGAAACAAGCCATCCGCCTTCCTATTACATTCCTCCAGGGGATATCAAAATGGAACACCTCATCCCTACACCACAATCGAGTTTTTGTGAGTGGAAAGGATTAGCCGGCTACTATACCATCCGTGTGGGGGATAAAGAAGTGCAAAATGCAGCCTGGTTCTACCCCAATCCGACAACAGCATTTGCATCGCTGCGAGATCATGTCGCATTCTATGCCCACCTTATGGATGCTTGCTATGTTGATGGTGATCAGGTGGAACCACAACCGGGGAATTTTTATGGTGGTTGGATCACGAAAGATGTTGTCGGCCCCTTTAAGGGTATCCCTGGTAGTTGGGGATGGTGA
- a CDS encoding universal stress protein: protein MYPVKRGKHKIFIGMAPGVGKTYRMLEEAQALKQEGTDVVIGVLETHGRKETADKAAGLEIIPRQQIARGGLILTEMDTDAILKRCLSTSRYGSIPQLVLVDELAHTNVPGSPREKRYEDVEIILAAGIDVYSTMNVQHLESLNDVVAKITSVVVRERVPDRILKEADEVVVVDVTPETLQERLIEGKIYAPQKIQQSLDNFFQRRNLIALRELALREVADNVEEEAIPGVNATTPNGQFCNIHERVLVCVSTYPQSLQLLRRGARLANYMNAPLYVVFVANPEHFLTKEESLHIDTCEKLCKEFAGTFIRVTSGDIGTAIAQVAEQYRITQIVIGESQRSRWQILLKGSLTHKLVRLLKNIDLHIIATEKTPSARR from the coding sequence ATGTATCCAGTAAAACGGGGCAAACATAAAATTTTTATTGGTATGGCTCCGGGTGTAGGGAAAACTTACCGGATGCTGGAAGAAGCACAGGCTCTTAAACAAGAGGGAACTGATGTTGTTATTGGTGTATTGGAAACTCACGGACGCAAAGAGACAGCTGATAAAGCCGCAGGGCTAGAAATTATTCCACGTCAGCAAATAGCCAGAGGGGGATTAATACTAACTGAAATGGATACGGACGCTATTTTAAAGCGATGTCTATCGACAAGCCGCTACGGGTCTATACCCCAGTTAGTATTAGTTGATGAACTAGCTCACACAAACGTCCCCGGCTCACCACGAGAAAAACGCTACGAAGATGTAGAAATAATCTTAGCCGCAGGTATTGATGTCTATTCCACCATGAATGTGCAGCATTTGGAAAGTCTCAATGATGTGGTAGCGAAAATTACTAGTGTGGTTGTCAGAGAGCGTGTACCTGACAGGATTCTGAAAGAAGCCGATGAAGTTGTGGTTGTAGACGTTACACCGGAAACCTTACAAGAAAGGTTAATAGAAGGGAAAATTTACGCACCACAAAAAATTCAACAGTCCCTAGATAACTTTTTTCAACGTCGTAACCTCATTGCTTTGCGGGAATTGGCTTTGCGGGAAGTAGCAGACAATGTAGAAGAAGAAGCGATACCTGGGGTAAACGCCACTACGCCCAATGGTCAATTCTGTAATATTCACGAACGAGTTTTAGTGTGCGTCTCTACCTATCCCCAATCCTTACAACTGTTGCGTCGAGGTGCAAGACTTGCTAACTACATGAATGCACCCTTATATGTAGTATTTGTTGCTAATCCTGAACACTTCCTCACCAAAGAAGAAAGCCTGCACATCGACACTTGTGAGAAATTGTGTAAAGAATTCGCAGGTACTTTTATTCGCGTAACTAGTGGTGATATTGGTACAGCGATCGCCCAGGTCGCAGAACAATATCGGATTACACAAATCGTCATCGGTGAAAGTCAGCGATCGCGCTGGCAAATTCTCCTCAAAGGTTCTTTAACTCACAAGTTAGTCCGCTTGCTAAAAAACATCGATTTACACATCATTGCTACTGAAAAAACACCTTCAGCCAGGCGCTAA
- a CDS encoding HlyD family efflux transporter periplasmic adaptor subunit yields the protein MTQLNSDRRNGNNSNGKQNKIIKIDDQASPQASKALVKFNQNDFEQSVVLRQSPLWSRTIMLTLIGLACVGIGWAYFAKIEQVVPATGQLKPEGTVKEVQAPVNGVVREVFVKNGETVNKGDLLLTFDQVTTVAQLNSLEKVRRALTQENQTYRRLMRSTGGIASELEFVRSRLPQEAAFLLRNRAALVAENELLRTQLNNATTGIGLDSDEQKQLKVAKTELESRAAAAGLEVSKIERQLTQTTVKLQDTQSSLAIQQQILDKIKILAEEGGISQLQYLNQQQQVQTTAAEVAQLVEEQKRLQFDIEKNQQQVTNTVATTDKNILEKIADNKKRIAEIDSQFMRIVLDNERNLADITSRISQAQQELKYQELRAPVAGTVFDLKANNTGFVANPTQKLLQIVPNENFIAEVFITNKDIGFVRKGMKVDVRIDSFPFSQFGDIKGAIIDIGSDALPPDEIYKFYRFPARIKLNQQYLQIQDKQISLQSGMSISANIKVREERTVMSLFTEMFTNQVDSLKQVR from the coding sequence ATGACTCAACTCAATAGCGATCGCCGTAACGGTAATAATAGTAATGGGAAGCAAAATAAGATTATCAAAATTGATGATCAAGCTTCACCACAGGCAAGCAAAGCTTTAGTTAAATTTAATCAAAACGACTTTGAGCAATCTGTTGTACTGCGCCAATCTCCTCTTTGGTCACGCACAATTATGCTCACCCTGATAGGGTTAGCTTGTGTAGGTATTGGTTGGGCATATTTTGCCAAAATCGAACAGGTAGTACCAGCTACTGGTCAACTGAAACCAGAAGGTACAGTGAAAGAAGTACAAGCACCAGTTAATGGTGTAGTGAGAGAAGTTTTTGTTAAAAATGGAGAGACAGTTAATAAAGGTGATCTACTATTAACCTTTGATCAAGTTACCACCGTCGCCCAGTTAAATTCATTAGAAAAAGTTAGACGTGCCTTAACTCAAGAAAATCAGACATATCGCCGCTTGATGAGATCAACAGGTGGCATTGCTTCTGAACTAGAATTTGTTCGTAGTCGGTTACCACAAGAAGCAGCTTTTCTGTTGAGAAATCGTGCAGCGCTAGTTGCAGAAAATGAATTGCTACGTACTCAATTAAATAATGCTACCACGGGTATAGGTTTAGATAGTGACGAACAAAAACAGCTAAAAGTTGCCAAAACTGAATTAGAGTCTCGTGCAGCCGCCGCAGGACTGGAAGTTTCCAAAATTGAAAGACAACTAACTCAAACAACGGTAAAACTCCAAGATACTCAATCTAGCTTGGCAATCCAACAACAGATTTTAGATAAGATTAAAATCTTAGCAGAAGAAGGTGGTATTTCTCAGCTACAGTATCTCAATCAACAACAGCAGGTACAGACTACAGCAGCAGAAGTTGCCCAATTAGTTGAAGAACAGAAACGCCTGCAATTTGATATTGAAAAAAACCAGCAGCAAGTTACTAATACTGTCGCTACTACTGATAAAAATATTTTAGAGAAAATTGCTGATAACAAAAAACGCATTGCAGAAATTGATAGTCAATTCATGAGAATTGTCCTAGATAATGAACGTAATTTAGCCGATATCACAAGCAGAATTTCTCAAGCTCAACAGGAACTTAAATACCAAGAATTACGCGCGCCTGTAGCTGGTACAGTCTTTGATTTGAAAGCAAATAATACTGGATTTGTGGCAAATCCTACACAAAAATTATTGCAAATCGTCCCTAATGAAAACTTTATTGCTGAGGTTTTCATCACCAATAAAGATATTGGTTTTGTCCGCAAAGGAATGAAAGTAGATGTCAGAATTGACTCTTTTCCTTTCAGCCAGTTTGGTGATATCAAAGGTGCAATAATTGATATTGGCTCAGATGCGTTGCCACCAGACGAAATATATAAGTTTTATCGCTTCCCTGCCAGAATTAAACTAAATCAACAATACTTACAAATTCAAGATAAGCAGATTTCCTTGCAGTCGGGTATGTCAATCAGCGCTAATATCAAAGTTAGGGAAGAACGCACAGTCATGAGTCTGTTTACGGAAATGTTTACCAATCAAGTTGATAGTTTAAAACAGGTGCGTTAA
- a CDS encoding peptidase domain-containing ABC transporter: MTYIKSAFQEFLVTIEGFDQLPSEELTQILDNLQPFRYRIGQKIIGKERTPERVTIIYEGQVRLLGFDPQTQVPTTLKLMKPGEIIGEIGLLRDVACETAIASADEVIGLTLNATDYLRLLESYPGFAHARQNQSYIIEVFDVLSSQLANQANVISNLDELAAQALENAKIDYLPPGRNFFHQLDSESIWFVSGGTVTNYPIGSRLEPSDGNRVIEVQGESPARLVGLEPLDLLFLENDYHQGGELTVYDSSPKITEALDIPYASEEELSQSSSVPSNAKPRQKFPFVRGKGELNSTFACFQMLTKHLQIPFRKEVVRRILNEQMKRQGTISFPACAYLSELIGLKANLVDLPAAAITRVPTPALVRYGDGYAVLYAADANNVVLGVPSQGIVRCKPAQILEHLNIVEDSYPPQIRVLLLSATKETPQERFGLRWFIPYLSRYRRVLIEVFIASFFVQLAALANPLVIQLIIDKVIVQNSISTLNVLGVLLLAVGVFEAVLTTLRTYLFVDTTNRIDMGLGSEIIDHLLRLPLRYFEKRPVGELATRINELENIRQFLTGTALTVGLDAVFSVVYIIVMLFYSWQLTLVGLGTIPIFIVITLIASPTVSRQLRSKAERNSETQSYLVEVMSGIQTVKAQNIELRSRFSWQERYARYVAAGFKNVITSTLANSTSQFLNKLSSLLVLWVGSYLVLQGELTLGELIAFRIISGYVTSPILRLAQLWQSFQETALSLERLSDIVDTPQEAEIDRYNIPLPEIQGSVKYENISFRFAPSGPLQLSNVNLEIPSGKFIGIVGQSGSGKSTMMKLLLRLYDVESGRILIDGYDIAKVELYSLRRQVGVVPQETLLFDGTVQENIALTNPDASTDEIIEAARVAAAHEFIMSLPNGYNTRVGERGAGLSGGQRQRIAIARSVLQRPKLLVLDEATSALDYPTERQVCLNLAKAFQGSTVFFITHRLNTVSHADMIVVMDAGKVIEQGSHQELMAAKGHYFYLYQQQEVNL; encoded by the coding sequence ATGACTTATATTAAGAGCGCTTTTCAAGAATTTCTTGTCACCATTGAGGGTTTTGACCAGTTACCAAGTGAGGAACTGACTCAAATCCTCGATAATCTACAGCCATTTCGCTATCGCATTGGTCAAAAAATTATTGGCAAAGAAAGAACACCCGAACGAGTAACAATTATTTATGAAGGTCAAGTGCGGCTGTTGGGATTTGATCCGCAAACGCAAGTTCCGACAACCCTCAAGTTGATGAAACCAGGGGAAATCATTGGCGAAATTGGGTTATTGCGGGATGTGGCTTGTGAAACTGCGATCGCCTCTGCCGATGAAGTGATAGGCTTAACCTTAAATGCCACAGACTACCTACGTTTGTTGGAGTCATACCCAGGTTTTGCTCACGCACGCCAAAACCAAAGTTACATCATTGAGGTTTTCGATGTTCTGAGTTCCCAGTTAGCTAACCAAGCTAACGTGATTAGTAACCTTGATGAACTGGCTGCACAAGCTCTAGAAAATGCCAAAATAGATTACCTTCCACCAGGGAGAAATTTCTTCCATCAATTAGATAGTGAAAGCATTTGGTTTGTTAGTGGCGGAACAGTCACAAATTACCCCATAGGTTCTCGCCTAGAACCTAGTGATGGAAATCGGGTAATTGAAGTCCAGGGAGAAAGTCCGGCGCGGTTAGTTGGTTTAGAGCCTTTAGATTTATTGTTTTTAGAGAACGATTATCACCAAGGTGGAGAACTTACCGTCTATGATAGTTCACCCAAAATTACAGAAGCTTTAGATATTCCCTATGCTAGCGAAGAAGAACTTTCGCAATCAAGTTCTGTTCCCAGCAATGCTAAACCAAGACAAAAATTCCCCTTTGTTCGGGGTAAAGGTGAACTAAATTCTACCTTTGCCTGTTTTCAAATGCTCACCAAGCACCTACAAATTCCCTTCCGCAAAGAAGTAGTGCGGCGCATTTTAAATGAGCAAATGAAGCGTCAAGGAACCATCTCCTTCCCCGCTTGCGCTTACCTCTCCGAGTTAATTGGACTCAAAGCCAATCTAGTTGATTTACCGGCGGCGGCTATTACCCGTGTTCCTACCCCGGCCTTAGTCCGTTATGGTGATGGTTATGCGGTTTTGTATGCGGCGGATGCCAATAATGTAGTTTTAGGTGTACCGTCCCAAGGGATAGTACGCTGCAAACCCGCACAGATACTTGAGCATTTAAATATTGTCGAAGACAGTTATCCCCCACAAATTAGGGTATTGCTGCTGTCTGCTACCAAAGAAACGCCACAAGAACGCTTTGGTTTACGTTGGTTCATACCTTACTTATCCCGCTACCGCCGAGTTCTGATTGAAGTTTTTATCGCTTCTTTCTTTGTGCAGTTAGCGGCCTTAGCCAATCCTTTGGTTATTCAGCTCATCATTGATAAAGTCATCGTCCAAAACAGTATTAGCACCCTGAATGTTTTGGGAGTTTTGCTGTTAGCCGTTGGGGTATTTGAAGCAGTTCTCACCACCTTAAGGACTTACTTATTTGTCGATACTACCAACCGTATCGATATGGGTTTGGGTTCAGAAATTATTGACCACCTATTACGGCTACCACTGCGCTACTTTGAAAAGCGTCCAGTGGGTGAACTGGCTACCCGCATCAACGAATTAGAAAATATTCGGCAGTTTCTCACTGGGACAGCGTTGACAGTAGGTTTAGATGCGGTCTTTTCCGTAGTTTATATCATTGTCATGCTGTTTTATAGCTGGCAACTTACCTTAGTTGGTTTAGGAACGATTCCCATATTTATCGTTATCACCTTAATTGCATCGCCTACGGTGAGTAGACAGTTACGTTCCAAAGCCGAACGCAACTCAGAAACCCAATCCTATTTAGTTGAGGTGATGTCTGGGATTCAAACAGTGAAGGCGCAAAATATCGAATTGCGATCGCGCTTTTCCTGGCAAGAACGGTATGCTCGATATGTAGCAGCAGGGTTTAAAAATGTCATCACATCAACCCTCGCTAACTCTACCAGTCAATTTCTCAACAAACTCAGCAGTTTACTTGTGTTGTGGGTAGGTTCTTATTTGGTACTCCAAGGTGAATTAACTTTAGGGGAATTAATCGCCTTTAGAATTATCTCTGGTTACGTCACCAGTCCTATCTTACGCTTAGCTCAACTCTGGCAAAGCTTCCAAGAAACAGCATTATCCCTAGAACGGTTGAGCGATATCGTTGATACGCCCCAAGAAGCCGAAATTGACCGCTACAATATTCCCTTACCGGAAATTCAAGGCTCTGTTAAATACGAGAATATTTCCTTTAGGTTTGCACCAAGCGGCCCTCTACAGCTATCCAACGTCAATTTAGAAATCCCCTCTGGGAAATTTATCGGTATTGTCGGACAAAGCGGCTCTGGTAAAAGTACGATGATGAAATTACTGCTGCGCTTGTACGACGTAGAGTCCGGCCGAATTTTAATTGATGGTTACGATATTGCCAAAGTAGAACTATATTCATTACGTCGCCAAGTCGGTGTAGTACCCCAAGAAACCCTGTTATTTGACGGGACAGTGCAAGAAAATATTGCTCTGACAAATCCTGATGCTAGCACTGACGAAATTATCGAAGCGGCGCGAGTAGCAGCAGCCCATGAGTTTATTATGAGCTTACCCAACGGGTATAATACCCGCGTCGGCGAGCGTGGGGCTGGACTTTCTGGGGGACAAAGACAGAGAATAGCGATCGCCCGTTCTGTCCTCCAAAGACCTAAACTATTAGTATTAGACGAAGCTACCAGCGCTCTAGACTATCCTACAGAACGACAAGTTTGCCTCAACTTAGCTAAAGCCTTTCAAGGTAGCACAGTATTCTTCATCACCCACCGCCTCAACACCGTCAGTCATGCAGACATGATTGTGGTCATGGACGCAGGGAAAGTTATAGAACAAGGAAGCCACCAAGAATTAATGGCGGCTAAAGGTCATTATTTTTACCTGTACCAACAACAGGAAGTAAATTTGTAA
- the kdpB gene encoding potassium-transporting ATPase subunit KdpB produces MNPVAPTPKAKPPRNRPSDRRQARKKARIKTKGIYPRAIKDAFVKLNPQSAIKNPVMFVVWVATLVTLSVTINPDLFGPNQQKNPHLFNGLLTGILFFTVWFANFAEAIAEGRGKAQADTLRSTKSEAIAKQLSPDGTIREVPSTNLKQGDTVYVVAGDIIPADGEVIMGVASVDESAITGESAPVLKESGSDVASSVTGGTRIISDELIVRVTSDPGKGFIDRMIALVEGAERSKTPNEVALTVLLAVLSLVFLFVIATLPAFAYYADTPVNVPTLIALLVALIPTTIGGLLSAIGIAGMDRVAQFNVIATSGRAVEACGDINTLVLDKTGTITLGNRLAEEFIPINGYSVEQLASVAWAASVFDDTPEGKSIVRLAEKLGIRYDLDPNLAQAVEFSAKTRMSGTNLPGGREARKGAVGAIQGFVRSRNGQTIPELDAAYERVSQQGGTPLAVCLDNEIYGVIYLKDIVKSGIRERFDQLRRMGVRTIMLTGDNHITASVIAQEAGVDDFIAEATPEDKISVIQREQAQGKLVAMTGDGTNDAPALAQANVGVAMNTGTQAAKEAANMVDLDSDPTKLIDIVSIGKQLLITRGALTTFSIANDIAKYFAIIPVIFAAANLQSLNIMNLTSTNSAVLSALIYNALIIPALIPLALKGVQFRPLTANQLLQRNILIYGLGGVIAPFIAIKLIDILITIVGLA; encoded by the coding sequence ATGAATCCAGTGGCACCTACCCCGAAAGCTAAACCCCCCCGTAATCGTCCGAGCGATCGCCGACAAGCACGTAAGAAAGCTAGAATCAAAACCAAAGGAATTTACCCCAGGGCAATTAAGGATGCTTTTGTTAAACTCAATCCTCAATCTGCCATTAAAAACCCTGTCATGTTCGTGGTTTGGGTAGCAACACTTGTTACCTTATCCGTGACAATTAATCCCGACTTATTCGGCCCCAATCAACAGAAAAATCCCCATCTTTTCAACGGTCTATTAACCGGGATTTTGTTTTTTACCGTTTGGTTTGCCAACTTTGCCGAAGCCATTGCTGAGGGTAGAGGTAAAGCCCAAGCTGATACATTGCGCTCAACTAAATCAGAGGCGATCGCCAAACAACTTTCTCCTGATGGCACAATTAGAGAAGTCCCTTCTACTAACCTCAAACAAGGCGACACAGTATATGTAGTGGCTGGCGATATTATCCCCGCCGATGGGGAAGTAATTATGGGTGTCGCCTCCGTCGATGAATCGGCAATTACGGGAGAATCTGCCCCAGTCCTCAAAGAATCAGGCTCAGATGTTGCCAGTTCCGTCACTGGTGGGACACGCATCATTTCCGATGAACTGATTGTCAGGGTGACATCTGACCCAGGTAAAGGTTTTATTGACCGAATGATTGCCTTAGTAGAAGGCGCAGAACGCAGCAAAACACCTAATGAAGTCGCTTTGACAGTTTTATTGGCAGTTTTGAGCTTGGTATTTCTATTTGTGATTGCCACCTTACCTGCATTTGCCTACTATGCTGATACACCAGTTAATGTCCCGACTTTAATTGCCCTGTTAGTCGCCTTAATCCCCACCACCATCGGCGGCTTACTCAGCGCTATTGGTATCGCTGGTATGGATAGAGTCGCTCAATTTAACGTCATCGCCACCTCTGGACGGGCAGTAGAAGCCTGCGGTGATATTAATACCTTGGTGTTAGATAAAACAGGCACAATCACCTTAGGTAATCGCTTGGCTGAAGAGTTTATTCCCATTAATGGTTACTCTGTAGAGCAATTAGCCAGCGTTGCTTGGGCTGCTAGCGTTTTTGACGATACACCAGAAGGTAAATCAATAGTCCGCCTAGCTGAAAAATTAGGTATCAGGTATGACCTTGATCCCAACCTAGCCCAAGCAGTAGAATTTTCCGCCAAAACACGGATGAGTGGTACTAATTTACCTGGTGGACGGGAAGCGCGGAAGGGAGCAGTTGGCGCAATTCAAGGATTTGTACGTTCCCGTAATGGGCAAACTATCCCAGAATTAGATGCAGCCTATGAGCGAGTTTCCCAACAGGGTGGTACACCCTTAGCAGTTTGCCTAGATAACGAAATTTATGGTGTCATCTACCTGAAAGACATTGTTAAATCTGGCATTCGAGAACGATTTGACCAGTTGCGGCGGATGGGAGTACGTACCATTATGCTCACTGGTGATAACCACATTACTGCTTCTGTCATTGCCCAAGAAGCCGGAGTTGATGACTTTATCGCCGAGGCCACACCAGAAGATAAAATCAGCGTCATTCAACGAGAACAAGCACAAGGCAAACTCGTAGCCATGACGGGAGACGGAACCAATGATGCACCAGCCTTAGCCCAAGCTAATGTCGGTGTAGCCATGAATACGGGAACCCAAGCCGCTAAGGAAGCCGCCAACATGGTAGATTTGGATTCAGACCCCACAAAATTGATTGATATTGTCAGTATTGGTAAACAATTGCTGATTACCCGTGGTGCGTTGACTACATTTTCCATTGCTAATGATATTGCTAAATACTTTGCCATTATTCCGGTCATCTTTGCGGCGGCTAATCTGCAAAGCCTGAATATTATGAATTTGACTAGTACTAATTCTGCTGTGCTGTCGGCGTTAATTTACAACGCCTTAATTATTCCGGCTCTCATACCCTTAGCTTTAAAAGGTGTGCAGTTTAGACCATTAACAGCCAATCAGTTACTCCAACGTAATATTCTCATTTATGGCTTAGGTGGAGTGATTGCACCATTTATCGCTATTAAGTTGATAGATATATTAATTACTATCGTTGGGTTGGCATGA